One window of the Methylocystis parvus OBBP genome contains the following:
- a CDS encoding Ni/Fe hydrogenase subunit alpha, which produces MPSKTIKVDLLARVEGEGALKLVIRDGKVRRAEFNIFEPPRFFEAFLRGRHFTETPDIVARICGICPVAYQMSAVHALENLVGVSVDGPLRELRRLLYCGEWIESHVLHIYMLHAPDFLGYDGGVQMARDHGDAVKRGLQLKKVGNEILQLLGGREIHPINVRVGGFHRTPRKRELAPLAEKLKWAREAALETARWVATFDFPERERDYAFVTLNHATEYPFNEGRIVSNRGLDIAAAEYDEHFEESHVAHSTALHSRLKDGGGAYLTGPLARFNMCFAQLSPLAQQTAREIGLGESCRNPYRSIMVRAVETVYACDEALRVIENYEEPDTPCVAVQPRSGVGYAATEAPRGMLYHRYQIGDDGLIQDAQIVPPTSQNQACLEEDLIDFIGGFLDLPDKDLQYRAEQTVRNYDPCISCATHFLTLDIDRA; this is translated from the coding sequence ATGCCGAGCAAGACAATCAAGGTTGATCTGCTCGCGCGCGTGGAAGGCGAAGGCGCGCTGAAGCTCGTTATCCGTGACGGCAAGGTGCGGCGCGCCGAATTCAACATTTTCGAGCCGCCTCGATTCTTCGAAGCCTTTCTGCGCGGACGGCATTTTACGGAGACGCCGGACATTGTCGCGCGCATCTGCGGCATTTGTCCCGTCGCCTATCAGATGAGCGCGGTACATGCGCTCGAAAACCTTGTTGGCGTCTCGGTCGACGGGCCTTTGCGCGAGTTGCGCCGGCTGCTCTATTGCGGTGAGTGGATCGAGTCGCATGTTTTGCATATTTATATGCTGCATGCGCCGGATTTCCTTGGCTATGACGGCGGCGTGCAAATGGCGCGCGATCATGGCGACGCGGTGAAGCGCGGCCTGCAATTGAAAAAGGTCGGCAATGAAATCCTCCAGCTCTTGGGCGGCCGGGAGATTCATCCCATCAATGTCCGCGTCGGCGGATTTCATCGCACCCCGCGCAAACGCGAATTGGCGCCGCTGGCCGAGAAACTGAAATGGGCGCGCGAGGCGGCGCTGGAAACGGCTCGATGGGTTGCGACATTCGACTTTCCGGAGCGCGAGCGCGACTATGCGTTCGTCACGCTGAATCACGCGACCGAGTATCCTTTCAACGAGGGGCGGATCGTCTCAAATCGCGGCCTCGACATTGCCGCCGCCGAATATGACGAGCACTTTGAAGAAAGCCACGTTGCGCATTCCACCGCGCTCCACTCCCGTTTAAAAGATGGCGGGGGCGCGTATCTCACCGGACCCCTCGCGCGGTTCAATATGTGCTTTGCGCAGCTCTCGCCGCTGGCGCAGCAGACGGCGCGGGAGATCGGTCTCGGCGAAAGCTGCCGGAATCCTTACCGCAGCATCATGGTTCGCGCGGTTGAAACCGTTTACGCCTGCGACGAAGCGCTGCGCGTGATCGAGAATTACGAGGAGCCGGATACGCCCTGCGTTGCTGTTCAGCCACGCTCGGGGGTCGGCTACGCCGCAACGGAGGCGCCGCGCGGCATGCTTTATCATCGCTATCAAATCGGCGATGACGGGCTCATCCAGGACGCGCAGATCGTGCCGCCAACCTCGCAAAACCAGGCATGTCTCGAGGAAGATCTGATCGACTTCATCGGCGGCTTTCTCGACCTGCCCGACAAGGACCTGCAATATCGCGCCGAACAGACCGTGCGCAATTACGATCCCTGCATCTCTTGCGCGACGCATTTCCTGACGCTCGATATTGATCGAGCTTGA
- the galK gene encoding galactokinase has product MQIDPRDLPSLFERRFGRAPKLFRAPGRVNLIGEHTDYNDGFVLPAALDLATYVAIAPRQDRLLHAHSENLNADFAVDLDAAPGPAGDWRDYVVGVALELEKSNYRLCGADMVIMSVLPMGSGLSASAALEAAVGYAMLSVANRPVDRLALAKICQRAENEFVGMRCGVMDQFISCHGVEGSALLLDCRSLEARPIPLDPTVRVLVCNTMVHHQLAGSEYNLRRQDCETAVALLAKSINGVTALRDVSVNELDKHAADLPPVIFKRARHVVTENARVLAAVAALEASDFAEAGRLMNASHESLRDDYEVSCPELDLMVELSRAAPGVFGARMTGGGFGGCTVSLVDARAADRFAESVGPAYERMTGLRPMIFSCYPGPGAGPVAF; this is encoded by the coding sequence ATGCAGATCGACCCCAGGGATCTGCCGTCACTCTTCGAGCGACGCTTTGGCCGCGCGCCCAAATTGTTCCGCGCGCCCGGGCGCGTGAACCTGATTGGCGAACATACCGATTATAATGACGGCTTCGTGCTTCCCGCCGCCCTCGATCTCGCGACCTATGTTGCGATCGCGCCCAGGCAGGATCGATTGCTCCATGCGCATTCCGAGAATTTGAACGCTGATTTTGCCGTCGATCTCGACGCCGCGCCCGGCCCAGCCGGCGACTGGCGGGACTATGTCGTCGGCGTCGCGCTCGAGCTTGAAAAATCGAACTACCGACTGTGCGGCGCCGACATGGTCATAATGAGCGTCTTGCCGATGGGATCAGGCCTTTCGGCTTCCGCAGCGCTCGAGGCGGCCGTGGGCTACGCCATGCTCAGCGTCGCGAATCGACCTGTCGACCGCCTCGCCCTCGCGAAAATCTGCCAGCGCGCCGAAAATGAATTTGTCGGGATGCGCTGCGGCGTCATGGATCAGTTCATCTCCTGCCATGGCGTCGAAGGTTCGGCCTTGCTTCTCGACTGCCGCAGCCTCGAGGCGCGGCCGATCCCCCTCGATCCGACGGTGCGTGTCCTCGTCTGCAACACCATGGTGCATCACCAACTCGCCGGCAGCGAATATAATCTGCGGCGGCAGGACTGCGAGACCGCGGTCGCCTTGCTCGCCAAATCGATAAATGGCGTGACCGCGCTGCGGGACGTGAGCGTCAACGAGCTTGATAAACACGCCGCCGATCTGCCGCCCGTCATCTTCAAACGCGCGCGACATGTCGTGACGGAAAACGCCCGCGTGCTCGCCGCCGTGGCGGCGCTGGAAGCGTCCGACTTCGCGGAGGCCGGACGCTTGATGAACGCCTCTCATGAAAGCCTGCGCGACGACTATGAAGTCAGTTGTCCGGAGCTCGACCTTATGGTCGAACTCTCTCGCGCCGCGCCGGGCGTCTTTGGCGCGCGCATGACGGGCGGCGGCTTTGGCGGCTGCACGGTCAGCCTTGTCGACGCGCGCGCGGCCGATCGCTTTGCGGAAAGCGTGGGCCCCGCCTATGAGCGAATGACGGGGTTGAGGCCGATGATTTTCTCCTGCTATCCAGGCCCCGGCGCGGGGCCGGTCGCTTTTTGA
- a CDS encoding hydrogenase maturation protease: MSVLVIGVGNPDRGDDGAGREVVNRLRRIAPEGTEFVELSGEAAGLLALFETASAAVIIDASRSGAPAGAIRRFDAAAEPLPGGFLAFSSHGFGPAAAIELARTLGVLPPKCVVFAVEGERFDIGAPITQAVSVALDDVVERISRELSVADD, translated from the coding sequence ATGTCGGTTCTTGTCATCGGAGTCGGAAATCCAGACCGGGGCGACGACGGCGCCGGACGGGAAGTCGTCAATCGATTGCGTCGCATCGCGCCGGAGGGGACCGAATTTGTCGAGCTAAGCGGCGAGGCGGCGGGTCTGCTCGCGCTATTCGAAACCGCAAGCGCCGCCGTCATTATCGACGCCAGTAGATCGGGCGCGCCTGCGGGCGCGATACGCCGGTTCGACGCCGCGGCGGAACCCTTGCCGGGCGGCTTTTTGGCCTTCTCCTCTCACGGATTCGGGCCCGCCGCTGCGATCGAGCTCGCAAGGACGCTTGGCGTGCTGCCGCCAAAATGCGTCGTCTTCGCAGTGGAAGGCGAGCGCTTCGATATCGGCGCGCCGATCACGCAAGCGGTTTCCGTCGCGCTTGACGACGTCGTCGAAAGGATCAGCCGCGAATTGTCTGTCGCAGACGACTAA
- a CDS encoding glycoside hydrolase family 2 protein: MKKARISLDGMWDFQYLGNGSTPRAGMRSIVVPSPWQAQFVDLSMRGGVAIYRRGVDVPADWLRQRVFLHFGAVFHIAHVFVNGALVGSHVGGFLPFHFDVTERLTEGRAEIEVRVESPTDDPSEFPHTPFAEMPFGKQSWYGPLSGIWQSVYLECNRVDRVTCLRVHADLDSGDVSAQLRFERALCGRTEAVLETTGPQGELVAMTRHELASGAEHATLRAHIPQPSPWSPDAPNLYRLRVTLMRNGEANDEKETAFGFRKIETRQGKLYLNGKPLYLRAALDQDYYPDAICTPPSLEFIEDRFRKAKALGLNALRCHIKAPDPRYYEAADRLGLLIWAELPNGGYSTERSRERKETTLKGIIDRDGNHPSIFCWTLINENWGVDLVHDAKHRSWLRRLYLWLKAYDPTRLVVDNSPLAPSFHVQSDLADYHFYAAIPDSRQDWDRFVDSLAGRGAWLFSPEGDAVTTGDEPLLCSEFGNWGLPDPERLSDASGREPWWFETGHDWGEGVMYPHGVQNRFHDWSLDRVFGSFQGFIEATQWQQFRALKYEIETMRRRGEIAGYVITELTDCHWESNGLLDMRSNPRVFHNLFHTINADTVIVPQLERTAFWSGETLRAPLRVAHGGGGALEEGTLEILADWPQTIATPRIEAGAVIDLGVVSLQLPEVERPAMRRVSFHLRAANGAVVARNEIEFAIHPKPAQSAAYALWSPENDVRERLGALGYRLAESAREADVVVALSSTPELAAFVRGGGRAVLLPEEEGTLTPFFPHWQGVKVVARDGTLWRGDWASSFAWLRRRGPFSALPGGPMIDQTFDRVIPTYVISGCNLLDFHARVHAALAVGWIHKPVGLAVERNYGEGAIVISTFRLLRDAPGADPTATALFHALIEAAGANLARAAHQPAKLESA; the protein is encoded by the coding sequence GTGAAGAAAGCGCGCATCAGCCTCGACGGCATGTGGGACTTCCAATATCTTGGCAATGGCTCCACGCCCCGCGCAGGGATGCGGAGCATTGTCGTTCCGAGTCCCTGGCAGGCTCAGTTCGTCGATCTGAGCATGCGGGGCGGCGTTGCGATCTATCGCCGCGGCGTCGACGTGCCGGCGGACTGGCTGCGGCAGCGCGTCTTCCTGCATTTCGGCGCGGTTTTTCATATAGCGCATGTCTTCGTGAATGGCGCCTTGGTTGGCAGCCATGTCGGCGGCTTTCTTCCCTTCCACTTCGACGTGACGGAAAGGCTGACCGAAGGCCGCGCGGAAATCGAAGTCCGCGTCGAAAGTCCGACGGACGATCCCTCCGAATTTCCTCATACGCCTTTCGCCGAAATGCCTTTCGGCAAGCAGAGCTGGTACGGCCCGCTCTCGGGCATATGGCAATCGGTCTATCTCGAATGCAATCGCGTGGACCGCGTGACGTGCCTGCGCGTCCACGCCGATCTCGACAGTGGCGACGTCTCCGCGCAGCTTCGGTTCGAGCGCGCGCTTTGCGGGCGTACGGAAGCTGTTCTGGAGACAACGGGCCCGCAGGGGGAGCTTGTCGCCATGACGCGGCATGAGCTCGCCTCGGGCGCCGAACACGCGACTTTGCGCGCGCATATCCCCCAGCCTTCTCCATGGTCGCCGGACGCGCCCAATCTCTATCGGTTGCGCGTCACGCTGATGCGCAACGGCGAGGCCAATGACGAAAAGGAGACGGCTTTCGGATTCCGGAAGATCGAAACGCGTCAAGGAAAGCTCTATCTCAACGGCAAGCCGCTATATCTGCGCGCCGCATTGGATCAGGACTATTATCCGGATGCGATCTGCACGCCGCCGTCGCTGGAGTTTATCGAAGATCGCTTCCGCAAGGCGAAGGCGCTCGGCCTCAATGCGCTGCGTTGTCACATCAAAGCGCCCGATCCTCGCTATTACGAGGCGGCGGATCGGCTGGGACTCCTGATCTGGGCGGAGCTGCCGAATGGCGGCTATTCGACGGAGCGATCGCGTGAGCGCAAGGAGACGACGCTCAAAGGCATTATCGACCGTGACGGCAACCACCCGTCGATCTTCTGCTGGACCTTGATCAACGAAAACTGGGGCGTCGATCTCGTGCACGACGCCAAACATCGCTCCTGGCTGCGCCGGCTTTATCTGTGGCTCAAGGCCTATGACCCGACGCGCCTCGTTGTCGACAATTCGCCTCTCGCGCCGAGTTTCCATGTCCAGAGCGATCTTGCGGACTACCATTTCTACGCCGCCATTCCGGACAGCCGCCAGGATTGGGACCGCTTCGTCGACTCTCTCGCGGGTCGCGGCGCCTGGCTTTTCAGTCCGGAGGGCGACGCCGTGACGACGGGCGACGAGCCTTTGCTGTGTTCCGAATTCGGGAATTGGGGCCTGCCAGATCCGGAAAGGTTGAGCGACGCGTCGGGACGCGAGCCCTGGTGGTTTGAAACGGGCCATGACTGGGGCGAGGGGGTGATGTATCCGCATGGCGTCCAGAACCGCTTTCACGATTGGAGCCTCGACCGCGTCTTCGGAAGCTTCCAGGGCTTCATCGAGGCGACCCAATGGCAGCAGTTTCGCGCGCTGAAATATGAAATCGAGACCATGCGCCGACGCGGCGAAATCGCAGGCTACGTCATCACCGAGCTGACTGATTGCCACTGGGAGTCGAACGGCCTCCTCGACATGCGCTCCAATCCGCGCGTCTTTCACAACCTTTTCCACACGATAAACGCCGACACCGTCATCGTCCCGCAGCTCGAGCGCACCGCTTTCTGGTCAGGCGAAACGTTGCGCGCGCCGTTGCGCGTCGCCCATGGCGGCGGCGGCGCGCTGGAGGAGGGGACGCTCGAAATTCTTGCGGATTGGCCGCAGACGATCGCGACGCCGCGCATCGAGGCGGGAGCGGTCATCGACCTTGGCGTGGTATCGCTTCAGTTGCCAGAGGTCGAACGGCCGGCGATGCGGCGCGTGTCGTTCCATCTTCGCGCCGCCAACGGCGCGGTCGTCGCGCGCAATGAAATTGAATTCGCGATCCATCCGAAGCCCGCGCAAAGCGCAGCCTACGCTCTCTGGTCTCCTGAGAACGACGTGCGAGAGCGTCTGGGCGCGCTGGGCTATCGGCTTGCAGAGAGCGCCCGAGAGGCGGATGTCGTCGTGGCGCTCAGCAGCACGCCGGAGCTTGCCGCTTTCGTGCGCGGGGGCGGGCGCGCCGTTCTCCTGCCCGAGGAAGAAGGAACGCTCACTCCCTTCTTCCCGCATTGGCAAGGCGTGAAAGTGGTGGCGCGCGACGGCACGCTGTGGCGCGGCGACTGGGCGTCGTCTTTCGCTTGGCTTCGCCGGCGCGGGCCTTTCTCGGCTTTGCCCGGCGGGCCGATGATCGATCAGACATTCGATCGCGTCATCCCGACCTATGTCATCTCGGGCTGCAATCTGCTCGACTTCCATGCGCGCGTCCACGCCGCCCTGGCGGTCGGCTGGATTCACAAGCCCGTGGGTCTCGCCGTCGAACGAAATTATGGCGAAGGCGCCATCGTCATCTCGACCTTCCGCCTCTTGCGCGATGCGCCCGGCGCGGATCCGACGGCGACCGCGCTGTTCCACGCGCTTATCGAAGCGGCCGGCGCGAATCTCGCCAGAGCCGCGCATCAGCCCGCGAAGCTGGAATCGGCATAG
- a CDS encoding phosphoenolpyruvate carboxykinase, whose amino-acid sequence MMTAQARGSTERSIDAYSTELQPAFRNLEPARLYEEALHRKEGLLASSGALIVETTPHTGRSPTDKFIVRDALTEETVWWESNQSMTPEQFSRLHADMVAHAHGLDVFVQDLSACADPSCGLDVRVFTELAWHSLFIRNLLIRPTPPTATSSRTPGLTVIALPSFRADPQRHGCRSQTVIALDVTKRVALIGGTRYAGEIKKSVFTFLNFLLPMSGVLPMHCAVNDHQSGSAVFFGLSGTGKTTLSADARRVLIGDDEHGWGKTGLFNFEGGCYAKAIRLSATHEPEIQAAASRFGAVLENVGFDPTARRVDFDDDSKTENTRVAYPIDFITNASKEGLAPHPKNVVMLTCDAFGVLPPIAKLDTAQAIYHFLSGYTARVAGAENGLRAPQAVFSTCFGAPFMPRRPTVYGELLRARIAAHKADCWLVNTGWTGGPYGEGERMPIGVTRALLDAALDGSLARGDFRIDPFFGLATPTAAPGIEPRLLDPASTWSSASRYAESATRLVDMFERNFQPFASFVDEDVLNAGPGARRAKRFYADSSFAG is encoded by the coding sequence ATGATGACCGCGCAGGCGAGAGGTTCGACGGAGAGGTCGATCGACGCTTACTCCACTGAATTGCAGCCTGCATTCCGCAATCTCGAGCCGGCCCGGCTTTACGAAGAAGCGCTCCACCGCAAGGAAGGTTTACTCGCCTCGAGCGGCGCGCTGATCGTCGAGACGACGCCGCACACCGGCCGCTCCCCCACGGACAAGTTCATCGTTCGCGACGCGCTTACGGAAGAAACCGTCTGGTGGGAAAGCAATCAGTCAATGACGCCCGAGCAATTTTCGCGGCTTCACGCGGATATGGTCGCGCATGCGCATGGCCTGGACGTCTTTGTGCAGGACCTCTCCGCCTGCGCCGATCCGAGCTGCGGCCTTGACGTCCGCGTCTTCACGGAGCTCGCTTGGCATTCGCTTTTCATCCGCAACCTTCTCATTCGGCCCACGCCGCCGACCGCGACGTCATCGCGCACGCCCGGCCTCACCGTCATCGCCCTTCCGTCTTTCAGGGCTGATCCGCAACGACATGGATGCCGCTCGCAGACCGTGATCGCGCTGGATGTCACAAAGCGCGTCGCGCTGATCGGCGGAACCCGCTATGCTGGCGAAATCAAAAAGTCGGTATTCACCTTTCTCAATTTCCTTCTGCCGATGAGTGGCGTCCTGCCGATGCATTGCGCCGTCAACGATCACCAGAGCGGCTCGGCGGTGTTCTTTGGCCTCTCCGGCACTGGCAAGACGACGCTTTCGGCGGATGCGCGACGCGTCCTGATCGGCGACGACGAACATGGTTGGGGCAAGACGGGCCTCTTCAATTTTGAAGGCGGCTGCTACGCGAAGGCGATCCGCCTTTCAGCGACGCATGAACCGGAGATCCAGGCGGCCGCCAGCCGTTTCGGCGCCGTCCTCGAAAATGTCGGCTTCGATCCGACAGCGCGGCGCGTCGATTTCGATGACGATTCAAAAACGGAAAATACGCGCGTCGCCTATCCGATCGACTTCATCACGAACGCCTCCAAAGAGGGTCTTGCGCCCCATCCAAAGAACGTCGTCATGCTCACCTGCGATGCTTTCGGCGTTCTTCCGCCAATTGCAAAGCTCGATACGGCGCAGGCTATTTATCATTTTCTCTCGGGCTACACCGCCCGCGTCGCCGGCGCCGAAAATGGCCTGCGCGCGCCTCAAGCGGTCTTTTCCACCTGCTTCGGCGCGCCCTTCATGCCGAGGCGTCCGACCGTATATGGCGAGTTGCTGCGCGCGCGCATCGCCGCGCACAAAGCCGATTGCTGGCTCGTCAATACTGGGTGGACGGGCGGGCCTTATGGCGAAGGCGAACGCATGCCGATCGGCGTGACCCGCGCGCTGCTCGACGCGGCGCTCGATGGTTCGCTGGCCCGTGGCGATTTCCGTATCGATCCCTTTTTTGGCCTCGCAACGCCGACCGCGGCGCCCGGAATAGAACCGCGCCTCCTCGATCCCGCATCGACTTGGTCGTCCGCCAGCCGCTATGCCGAAAGCGCGACGAGACTCGTCGACATGTTCGAGCGCAATTTCCAACCATTCGCGTCCTTCGTGGACGAGGACGTATTGAACGCGGGCCCCGGCGCGCGAAGGGCGAAAAGGTTCTATGCCGATTCCAGCTTCGCGGGCTGA
- a CDS encoding PAS domain-containing protein, with product MSGHDTRKSSERASQRYAAFTTRAHRNEIHLQLALSAANMICFDWDIVEDRVARLDPQTMDLTAGETFNNNFRAVLAAVHDEDRERFRADVGDALADPDGRFETEVRIRNCDGSTAWYIECGKVERDSQGRPARLIGVAIDVTVQKLAEQALKQARDPKD from the coding sequence GTGTCTGGCCATGACACGCGCAAATCGAGCGAGCGCGCCTCCCAGCGATACGCCGCATTTACGACCCGCGCGCACCGGAACGAAATCCATCTGCAACTCGCGCTGAGCGCGGCCAACATGATCTGCTTCGACTGGGACATTGTCGAGGATCGGGTGGCGCGTCTCGATCCGCAAACCATGGATCTCACAGCGGGCGAAACTTTCAATAATAATTTCAGAGCCGTTCTCGCGGCCGTCCATGACGAGGATCGAGAGAGGTTCCGCGCCGACGTCGGGGATGCGCTCGCCGACCCAGACGGCCGCTTCGAGACTGAAGTCCGCATCCGGAACTGCGACGGCTCCACGGCCTGGTATATCGAGTGCGGAAAAGTGGAGCGCGATTCCCAAGGCCGACCGGCCCGCCTGATTGGCGTCGCCATCGACGTCACGGTCCAAAAACTGGCGGAACAAGCGCTAAAACAGGCGCGGGACCCGAAGGATTGA
- a CDS encoding oxidoreductase yields MERKKPRLAVWKFASCDGCQLSLLDCEDELLAVAGALDLAYFPEATRGEVKGVYDLSLVEGSITTAHDAERIHEVRRRSRTLVTIGACATSGGIQALRNFADVREFTSIVYAHPEYIHTLETSTAISDHVPVDFELRGCPINKGQLVDVVSAFLSGRRPNTPAHSVCIECKLKGNVCVMVAKAAPCLGPVTHAGCGALCPSYDRGCYGCFGPKETPNAPSLSAWLGGMGLDAKALERVYRTFNANAETFRKESERHAEQDNQG; encoded by the coding sequence CCGCGTCTCGCCGTCTGGAAATTCGCCTCCTGCGACGGCTGCCAGCTCAGCCTTCTCGATTGCGAGGACGAACTCCTCGCCGTCGCGGGCGCGCTCGACCTCGCTTATTTCCCGGAAGCGACCCGCGGCGAGGTCAAGGGCGTCTACGACCTCTCTCTCGTCGAGGGGTCCATCACGACGGCGCATGATGCGGAACGCATTCACGAGGTGCGCAGGCGCTCCAGGACGCTCGTCACCATCGGCGCTTGCGCCACGTCCGGCGGCATTCAGGCGCTGCGCAATTTCGCCGATGTGCGGGAGTTCACGTCGATCGTCTATGCGCATCCCGAATATATCCATACGCTCGAAACCTCGACGGCGATTTCGGATCATGTCCCTGTCGATTTCGAATTGCGCGGATGTCCGATCAATAAGGGCCAGCTCGTCGACGTCGTTTCAGCCTTTCTCTCCGGGCGGCGCCCGAATACGCCGGCGCATAGCGTCTGCATCGAATGCAAATTGAAAGGCAATGTATGCGTTATGGTCGCGAAGGCGGCGCCTTGCCTCGGTCCCGTCACGCATGCGGGCTGCGGCGCGCTGTGCCCCTCTTATGATCGCGGTTGTTACGGCTGCTTCGGGCCAAAAGAGACGCCCAACGCGCCGTCGCTGAGCGCGTGGCTGGGCGGCATGGGCTTGGACGCCAAAGCCCTCGAGCGCGTCTATCGCACCTTCAACGCGAACGCCGAAACCTTCCGTAAAGAGAGCGAGCGCCATGCCGAGCAAGACAATCAAGGTTGA
- a CDS encoding UDP-glucose--hexose-1-phosphate uridylyltransferase, whose amino-acid sequence MNSLTGEWVLVSPHRTSRPWQGQTEAREEIAIPAYDPGCYLCPGNLRANGDRNPAYEDVFVFDNDYAALLPDTPREQTDEAGLIVAAGEPGRCRVVCFSPRHDLTLSRMPVASIEKVVALWRNEFMRLDADPLIGAVQIFENRGPMMGASNPHPHCQIWATHSEPNELMKESTRQRDHLGHRGSCLLCDYLALELEKGERIVCENDGFVALVPFWATWPFETMLLPRRHRGALDEFGADDIHALADILSGVTRAYDNLFSTPFPYSMGFHQRPSDGGAHPHWHFHGHFYPPLLRSATIRKFMVGFELLGSPQRDITAESAAERLRAAIKG is encoded by the coding sequence TTGAATTCCCTGACCGGCGAATGGGTGCTGGTTTCGCCGCATCGCACCAGTCGACCCTGGCAGGGCCAAACCGAAGCGAGAGAAGAGATCGCCATCCCTGCCTATGATCCTGGCTGCTATCTCTGTCCCGGCAATCTGCGCGCCAATGGCGACCGCAATCCCGCTTATGAGGACGTCTTCGTCTTCGACAATGACTATGCCGCGCTGCTCCCCGATACGCCGCGGGAGCAGACCGACGAGGCTGGACTGATCGTCGCGGCGGGCGAACCGGGCCGTTGCCGCGTCGTCTGTTTCTCGCCGCGTCACGACCTTACGCTTTCTCGGATGCCCGTCGCCAGCATCGAGAAGGTCGTCGCCCTGTGGCGCAACGAATTCATGCGCCTCGACGCCGACCCTTTGATCGGAGCCGTGCAGATTTTTGAAAATCGCGGGCCCATGATGGGCGCCAGCAATCCGCATCCGCATTGTCAGATCTGGGCGACTCATAGCGAGCCGAACGAGCTGATGAAGGAATCGACGCGGCAACGGGATCACCTGGGCCATCGGGGATCGTGTCTCTTATGCGATTATCTTGCTCTCGAACTGGAGAAGGGCGAACGCATCGTCTGCGAAAATGACGGCTTCGTGGCGCTCGTCCCATTCTGGGCGACCTGGCCTTTTGAAACCATGCTCCTGCCGCGTCGCCACCGCGGCGCGCTCGATGAATTCGGCGCCGACGACATTCATGCGCTGGCCGATATTTTGAGCGGCGTCACCCGCGCCTATGACAATCTCTTCTCGACGCCCTTTCCCTATTCCATGGGCTTTCATCAACGCCCGAGCGATGGCGGCGCGCATCCGCACTGGCATTTCCACGGCCATTTCTATCCGCCGCTCCTGCGCTCCGCGACGATCAGGAAATTCATGGTGGGCTTCGAGCTTCTTGGCTCCCCGCAACGCGACATCACGGCTGAAAGCGCCGCCGAGCGGCTGCGCGCCGCAATCAAAGGTTAG